Proteins from a single region of Psilocybe cubensis strain MGC-MH-2018 chromosome 3, whole genome shotgun sequence:
- a CDS encoding C-module-binding factor A yields the protein MPTMEQRRQKLMREDNSLFAGITTNKISPPSTPCKPAPLTPPSSHPRPSSSKLTTESRDRDDDQAQGRARALSESHHNPGDQGARATNKEPEPAPQPESESSSFGFPTNENMPLASTKGWTLDLLIARAPRTFRHADRVSAALPAAELARRIEEYEESGRPLVIEGFHELSSWPKKKFTLEGFVKDAVEDTINARNVRTWTDAELKLSDFIEKSRAMPQYAQEGETERWYGKDMDCPPSWEDWLIKGNAVPASLHPNGPQDKFRYRPKSAEVQTLMCYLGIGDTFTPCHKDLCASSGHNLMCYTEKNGSSFWFMTESSVAPKASQYFQKLRHELDHENHIITLEELANAPFDVYILEQKLGDLVLVPPRSCHQVVNAGGITIKTSWSRMTSKGLKTAYFQELPIYRRVCRPETYKVKSTIFYSIIREAEELAKLMEDAHDTSSAVATTSKSKKNSQKSNISKPSTPESSASVLANDLMELISVADCILAEEYDSINKIMPQMFSGNRFEKEPTVICDFCRCDIFQSFFECRNCVDGGISSGERMHICAGCYVEGRSCDCSNMQPIQYGNFQDLVDAREMAVSKVSQYEKLQGRSYSPKLSKCFAHLLENSKMHAVEALLLHTGDKTPKHEKYHSHHLSKSAKYYENLPALEESQREGTRHPGFSWLVYNALSYSHCTPLNLKYVRFGWYDNQLFEEESEHELASTIASTDVAPSPSSEETPSVRPTSLQTSPKVTIILKPSSSSAKPKFHIASTSLEASQPQDKAAIPQTPKPTLSQPVRSPSADSADIEMVDSFIRPVSVDYVSSDDEPLIKLLEPAKKKQKLMMIIPPSPKRIASGGGRAPGVRRPRPVVQSTRDKDDITRRLPRMGQVYVLVPPAPYSLERRPPPPPPPVTSPRPPSPALSIRSESPLTSLRSESPLTSLRSDSPLSELSRRSESPPLLSSRSTSRKIVESEPSEDEIEDTGDEAMQPGPSTLPKLDKCNKPTAPYVGRKPLIMTEEKTRSGPSISSVLQARNTQHLSTSFASKDKGKGKMPERRNNFVTPKLANRPAPSKVPPIPRKTNTASSSAPATKDVISSTRVALHMTGEVTRPRPPASLILKRKSSKGDISASVPEYSHKVGSGGKSSTGARAGPLSKTTKRQKTSHLSNVRQPEEGIGATRERSPMPSSPSIVVTLPQRPTALPSRVLSPSPSTSRRKSVKSLKSTPTAKKDLAPPSTMPAKSIKSIPSTTSSRPTKPLPVKRESAPSVALDAAAGSSNAKLRGQTFTARSGLVGRVGKGRSESQTTDFDKEREGRSTNVAHQVPSASSSKLNTSGSSKLGSKKRPRTRASEPGATSVAEQPGSSKFLSVEQSQDKSSTNIDTTQKPALNKLRFKKTPAPTESSAEQQDNERLQKEDVAARPAERGHHHFLEVDADVDCTSASNLVQSNSEVPPSYNNTDVAPSIPTPITLLPPPLPPPLPLEPSSVAPPPAPSPPPPQQQQQRLEASSQTPQLPMLTETSHQASLSCNPIKPSWEQMMQDATQQGSPGPSSQLIPCSVQPQPSIATAPTGYVNNQHLAFAPYAPYAIGVQPQVHGYDHGYGHRGPPRGPRSFYRGSYSHRHQDELSGDRRYGNSDYTYPRHYDREDRRYNDCYQRASRFDFNSRDRRGGFDFDSRDRRGEYQRFPPRDRRHDNQGRAGHRSTHHRSSFPSSSSDRNYGYERGSRRRSEYTSYGGDRDMDVDSGRHYSPERGGHDREPRGGGHNLSASPPMEVDGVVDGDDSSNRNRQRDSSVHPPHVRDVGAYGGGGDFDDRVDFEDYDEADVRNGKDGKGGDDSAPAQQQSPTRD from the exons ATGCCGACCATGGAGCAGAGAAGACAAAAACTGATGAGAGAAGACAATTCGCTTTTCGCTGGCATCACAACCAACAAGATATCGCCACCATCCACGCCCTGCAAGCCAGCGCCGCTGACTCCCCCATCCTCACACCCTCGACCGAGCTCGTCGAAGTTGACCACTGAGAGTCGCGATCGTGATGATGATCAGGCCCAGGGCCGCGCTCGGGCACTTTCCGAGTCCCATCACAACCCAGGCGACCAAGGCGCACGTGCTACCAATaaagaaccagaaccagcaCCTCAACCAGAGTCTGAATCCTCTTCCTTTGGCTTCCCAACCAATGAGAATATGCCTCTGGCGTCGACCAAGGGGTGGACGTTGGATCTTCTGATCGCACGGGCCCCACGCACCTTCCGCCATGCCGATAGAGTGTCAGCCGCCCTGCCAGCCGCCGAGCTTGCGAGGAGGATCGAGGAGTATGAAGAAAGTGGGAGACCGTTGGTCATCGAAGGGTTCCACGAGTTGTCTAGTTGGCCGAAGAAGAAGTTCACTCTGGAGGGCTTCGTCAAAGATGCTGTGGAAG ATACCATCAATGCACGTAATGTGCGTACTTGGACCGATGCGGAGTTGAAGCTGTCAGACTTTATTGAGAAATCGAGGGCTATGCCCCAGTATGCTCAGGAAGGTG AGACGGAAAGATGGTATGGAAAAGACATGGATTGTCCACCATCATGGGAGGATTGGTTGATAAAAGGGAACGCTGTCCCTGCTTCGCTACACCCGAATGGACCACAGGACAAGTTTCGGTATCGACCCAAATCG GCAGAGGTGCAGACACTTATGTGCTATCTAGGGATAGGCGACACATTCACACCTTGCCACAAAGATCTATGCGCATCCTCAGGACACAACCTCATGTGCTACACAGAGAAAAACGGCTCCTCCTTCTGGTTTATGACAGAAAGCTCCGTCGCTCCCAAGGCATCTCAATATTTCCAAAAATTGAGACATGAACTCGACCATGAAAACCATATTATCACCCTGGAAGAGCTCGCCAATGCCCCTTTCGACGTTTACATCCTCGAACAGAAACTTGGAGACTTGGTCCTAGTCCCACCACGAAGTTGTCATCAAGTTGTAAACGCCGGAGGGATCACTATCAAAACTTCTTGGTCTCGTATGACTTCAAAGGGTCTCAAAACCGCCTATTTTCAAGAACTTCCCATCTATCGCCG TGTTTGTCGACCCGAAACGTACAAAGTCAAAAGCACTATTTTCTACAGCATCATACGTGAAGCCGAAGAACTAGCAAAATTAATGGAGGATGCGCACGATACTTCATCTGCAGTGGCAACTACTTCCAAGTCCAAGAAGAACAgtcaaaaatcaaacattTCTAAGCCCTCCACTCCCGAATCATCTGCAAGTGTGCTCGCCAATGATCTCATGGAGCTGATCTCCGTCGCCGACTGCATCCTGGCGGAAGAATACGACTCCATCAACAAGATCATGCCCCAGATGTTTTCCGGCAACCGGTTCGAGAAAGAGCCCACGGTGATCTGCGATTTCTGTAGATGCGATATCTTCCAAAGTTTCTTCGAGTGCCGGAATTGCGTGGATGGTGGGATCTCGAGCGGCGAGAGgatgcatatatgcgctgGATGTTATGTCGAGGGAAGGTCATGTGATTGCTCGAACATGCAGCCCATTCAGTACGGCAACTTTCAAGATCTTGTAGATGCGAGGGAGATGGCTGTATCCAAAGTTTCTCAATACGAGAAACTACAAGGTAGAAGTTATAGTCCAAAGCT CAGCAAATGCTTTGCGCATCTTCTCGAGAATTCCAAAATGCATGCTGTTGAGGCCCTTCTCCTGCATACAGGCGACAAGACGCCCAAGCACGAAAAATATCACTCACACCATCTATCGAAATCAGCAAAGTATTACGAAAACCTTCCAGCTTTGGAGGAGAGCCAACGAGAGGGGACTAGACACCCAGGATTTTCGTGGCTGGTGTACAATGCGTTGTCGTATAGCCATTGTACGcctttgaatttgaagtaTGTAAGATTTGGCTGGTACGATAATCAG CTGTTCGAGGAAGAGTCCGAACATGAACTTGCCAGCACCATCGCCAGCACAGATGTAGCACCCTCACCGTCTTCTGAAGAAACACCTTCAGTTCGCCCTACCAGTCTTCAAACTTCTCCAAAGGTTACGATAATCTTGAAACCCAGTTCATCGTCTGCGAAACCCAAATTCCATATAGCATCCACGTCTCTCGAAGCATCCCAGCCTCAGGACAAAGCCGCCATACCTCAGACGCCGAAACCTACTCTATCTCAACCTGTCAGATCTCCCTCAGCCGACAGTGCAGACATTGAAATGGTCGATTCATTCATTCGACCTGTCTCTGTAGATTATGTTTCGTCGGATGATGAACCTCTCATCAAACTCTTGGAACCTGCcaaaaagaagcagaaaCTAATGATGATTATTCCTCCTTCACCGAAGAGAATAGCGAGCGGCGGTGGTCGTGCACCTGGTGTTCGAAGGCCTCGACCTGTCGTGCAGTCGACTCGGGACAAAGATGACATCACTAGACGACTTCCACGGATGGGACAAGTTTATGTCCTTGTTCCTCCAGCACCGTATTCTCTCGAACGCagacctccacctccacctccacctgtAACAAGTCCTCGACCACCTTCGCCTGCACTCAGCATTCGGTCCGAATCGCCTCTTACCAGCCTTCGGTCTGAATCGCCTCTTACCAGCCTTCGATCTGACTCTCCTCTTTCTGAATTGTCTCGTCGGTCCGAATCTCCTCCACTACTTTCTAGCCGTTCGACATCTCGAAAGATCGTGGAATCTGAGCCCTCCGAAGACGAGATTGAGGACACGGGTGACGAAGCGATGCAGCCTGGACCTTCTACCCTACCGAAATTGGATAAATGCAATAAGCCCACCGCTCCTTATGTTGGTCGCAAACCTTTGATCAtgacagaagaaaaaacGCGATCAGGGCCGTCTATATCTTCGGTTTTACAAGCAAGAAATACTCAACATCTTTCAACCTCTTTTGCCTCAAAGGACAAGGGCAAGGGTAAGATGCCTGAGCGAAGGAATAACTTTGTGACACCAAAGCTGGCCAATCGTCCTGCACCTTCCAAAGTACCGCCGATCCCtagaaaaacaaacactgCTTCATCTTCCGCACCTGCAACAAAAGATGTAATTTCTTCCACAAGAGTAGCTCTGCACATGACAGGAGAGGTTACTCGCCCAAGGCCGCCTGCATCGTTGATACTGAAAAGGAAAAGCAGTAAAGGCGATATCTCTGCTTCAGTTCCGGAATATTCGCATAAAGTGGGTTCCGGAGGGAAATCTTCCACTGGTGCACGTGCCGGACCATTGTCTAAAACCACGAAACGCCAGAAAACCAGTCATTTATCTAATGTGCGGCAACCGGAAGAGGGTATCGGTGCTACTAGGGAGCGAAGTCCTATGCCGTCGTCGCCATCCATTGTCGTGACGCTCCCACAAAGACCAACTGCACTACCCTCTCGCGTATTGTCACCATCGCCGTCTACATCACGACGCAAGTCAGTAAAGTCGCTGAAATCCACACCGACGGCTAAAAAGGATTTGGCTCCACCGTCAACGATGCCCGCCAAAAGTATCAAATCTATTCCTTCGACCACGTCGTCGAGACCGACAAAGCCTTTACCGGTGAAAAGAGAATCGGCACCGTCAGTTGCATTAGACGCTGCTGCTGGATCTTCAAATGCCAAACTTCGCGGACAGACGTTTACAGCGAGGTCTGGACTTGTGGGTCGAGTTGGGAAGGGTCGCTCCGAATCTCAAACAACGGATTTCgataaagaaagagaaggccGATCTACGAATGTCGCACACCAAGTACCTTCAGCTTCGTCGTCCAAGCTGAATACCTCTGGTTCAAGCAAACTGGGAAGCAAGAAACGCCCGCGAACGCGAGCGTCAGAACCGGGTGCGACTTCTGTAGCTGAACAGCCCGGCTCTTCCAAGTTCCTTTCCGTCGAGCAATCTCAGGACAAATCGTCGACGAATATCGATACGACACAAAAGCCCGCGCTAAATAAGTTGCGGTTTAAGAAGACCCCTGCCCCTACTGAGTCGTCAGCCGAGCAGCAGGACAACGAGAGGCTGCAGAAGGAGGATGTTGCTGCTCGGCCTGCGGAGAGGGGGCATCATCATTTTTTAGAAGTAGACGCCGATGTTGACTGCACATCGGCGTCGAATTTGGTGCAGTCTAATAGTGAGGTGCCGCCGTCGTATAATAATACAGACGTTGCGCCTTCGATACCAACTCCAATAACATTATTACCGCCACCGCTTCCACCCCCACTTCCCCTTGAACCTTCATCAGTTGCGCCACCACCAgcgccgtcgccgccgccgccgcagcagcagcagcagcgtctCGAAGCCTCATCACAGACACCACAACTACCGATGCTAACAGAAACTAGCCATCAGGCATCGTTATCATGTAACCCTATCAAACCGTCTTGGGAACAAATGATGCAAGACGCTACTCAA CAAGGATCACCTGGTCCATCAAGTCAATTGATACCTTGTTCAGTGCAGCCGCAGCCTTCCATCGCCACTGCTCCGACAGGATACGTCAATAATCAGCATTTAGCGTTTGCGCCATATGCGCCATATGCGATTGGAGTCCAGCCGCAGGTGCATGGATATGATCATGGATATGGGCATAGGGGTCCTCCTCGCGGACCGCGCAGTTTCTATAGGGGTAGTTATTCGCACAGACATCAGGACGAGCTGAGTGGCGACAGAAGATATGGCAATTCTGATTATACGTACCCCCGCCACTACGACCGCGAAGATCGCCGTTATAATGACTGCTACCAGAGAGCTTCGCGCTTCGATTTTAACTCGAGGGATAGGAGAGGAGGGTTCGATTTCGATTCGAGGGATAGGAGAGGAGAGTATCAGAGGTTTCCGCCGAGGGACAGACGCCATGATAATCAAGGCCGAGCTGGCCATAGGAGTACTCATCACCGCTCTTCTTTcccctcctcttcgtcggaTAGAAATTACGGATATGAGCGGGGTTCAAGGAGAAGGTCTGAGTACACGTCGTACGGCGGTGATCGAGATATGGACGTGGATAGTGGAAGGCATTACAGCCCAGAACGTGGCGGACATGATCGTGAGCCTCGAGGCGGAGGGCACAATCTGTCGGCTTCCCCGCCCATGGAGGTcgatggtgttgttgacggtGATGATAGCTCGAATCGCAATCGACAGCGTGATTCGTCAGTGCATCCACCCCATGTGCGTGATGTTGGTGCTTACGGTGGAGGTGGTGACTTTGACGATCGGGTGGACTTCGAGGATTATGATGAGGCTGATGTACGTAATGGTAAAGATGGTAAAGGTGGAGATGACTCGGCACCGGCGCAGCAGCAATCCCCTACTCGCGATTGA